GCCTGACGAAGGATCGATAATCATTGCCGGAGGAAATTTTTCCAAACTGAATGTCAAATCATCTCCTTCGGGATCTGTAACCTCGACCTGGTAAGTAAAAATACCATCTGAGAACTTACCCAAAGGTGACGATGTGATTTCAGGCGGTCTGTTTAAAATAAGCAGTGAAGGGGACATTCTTTCATCGCCCTTCCCCTCCTCATCATAGGGCGTCACAAAAGCCGTCACAAAATCGCCTCTTTTAAAGCCCACCGTATCAAGTTCCTCTCCTGTCTCACGAGGGAGGAATTTTTTGTTTTTCTGCCAGCGATAATAATAATATATTTCGTCATCCTCGTCGTCGACGGCGGATACATCAACTTTTACCTTCACGCCGGGGTAAAGGACTGAAGGCGTCAGTTCGAGAGCCGTAATTTCCGGCGGTGAATTCTCAGGACCAATTTCCTCTTCATGAGGGACATCTTCCTTCTCCTCCTCATAAGTATTGCCTGAAGAAAGTGAGTCATCTGATAAAATGGGGTCCGGCTCAGCAGCAGATTCGTGTTCTGTATTTATCGTTGCAGTTGAATCAGGGGAGGGAGGCCTTGCCTCCTTCCCCTTGCAGCCGGCTAAAAGCCCCCCCAGGAAAAGCAGAAAAAAGCAAACAATAAATTTCTTCTTTACAGGAACCATATTTAACATTACCGACAGTACTATTGAAACATTTTATAAATTTCCTCAATTTCTATCGTTCCCATTCCTTCGGTACTTTGACGCCAACTTTCTACAGCGCTTGTACCGCCCGGCAGATTCAATTTATCGATGCGGACTATTTTTCCCGAAGAGGTCTGGACAAAACCTGACACACCATCCCGGCCCCTTACAAGGCCAACGGAGGTGGGCATCCCCTTCCCAAGGGAATCGTTTGATAAATGCAGCTTTGTGTTGCCGTCAATATCTTTCGTCCCAAGAGCCGCTGCTTGCGTTGCCGTTCCTGTCAGATAATCAAGGGCATACAGTGTGCCCTCTCCAAATATGGAACAAAGATCCCCGGCGGGTTCATAGGCTGTAAACATGACTACTTTCGACAGTATGGCGGGCCTTGACAATACGCGCTGGCTTGCATTTACATTATCTGCCTCAAGAGATATATACCATCCTTTGTAATTAAGTTCAATATCATTCGCCATATCTTCGTAGCTGCAACTCGTTCCGGCAGTACATACGGTGGTTGAACCTTCATCAACAGAGACAGCTCCGGCATTATCCGACGTGACAACGATAGAGGTGGTATCAACGAGGTCACTCAAAGTATAGCCGTATTCCGTAGCCGCCGTGGTGTCGCATTCAATTGAATTAATGCCATCAATGCATTTGTCCTCAATGCCGTAAAAGCGCTGCTCGAACCTGTCCGAAATATCATCAGCGTTCTGAAGGCGGCCCGTGCCAAAAAAGATTCGTGATCCCTCACCGACATCCTGAGCCGAACCAACAGGTTCCACGAGCGGCCCCATATCGGGGTCGCTAAAGAAAGTCGACAGCACCCAGGTATTCGGATCGGCATTTTCCATGGTATTTATCCTGAAGACCTTTCCAATATTCTTGATGACAGAATTGCCGCTCACATTAACTGTTGTTCTTGTCGTGCTCCCGATATAAATGGTCTCGGAACTAAAATCTTCATCAAAATCAAAGGTAGAAGGTGATCCCATATAAGTATCTCCGGAGGGCAAAGCGACAGGAGTAGAAGTTGAATCAAACTTCTTTAACATTTCTCCCGTCGCAAGGTCCACTATAAAAACATGCCCCCCTGTAGTTGTTTTATTGCTTCCATAATCCCTTATTGTCATGTTATTTTCAGGGCCTGACCCCACAACCATAAACCAGGCATTACCTGACTTTGCTATGGCCGGATAAGAGGATGCAAAACCGAGATTTTCATGGGTAAAACGCCATAACAATCTCGGTTTTCTCTCGGGATCGGTAACATCAAAGGCATAATATGCCGACCTGAAAGCCTGTTCTCCTGCTTCGGCCATGCTGCCGTTACGATCCAGATCGACATTAATCGCCCCGCCGCCAAAGCGCATGCCCACGATAATCATTGTTCCCCAGCCTCCCGGATGAACTGTGTCATCAGCAAATATTTGCGCATCTGTCGCCTTCGGCCTTTGATCGACATAGTAGGTATGCGTGTATTCCGCCGTACCGCAGGCAGAGGGGTCCGTGCCCGAACCGTTGCAAGTCGTCCACACAAGATGAGGCAGGACATCGTGAGGGACAAATGCCCAGAGTTCTTCACCCAGTTCAGGACTGCCCCATCCGCTGCCGGTGGCCGGATTGGCCCTGAAGGTGCCATCTTCTTTCTTGGCCGTCAAAGGGTCATCCCTGTTGTCATACACGCCCGCATTAAAAGCATGGAGCAGCCCGTCATTACTTCCCACGTAAATAACTCTCCTTCTGTCACGGTACTTTTCGTGGAACTGCCGGTAGGGCGTATCACCATAGGTACGATAATAGCGCTCAGCCGTATTCCCTACAAGGGT
The Deltaproteobacteria bacterium DNA segment above includes these coding regions:
- a CDS encoding putative Ig domain-containing protein; this translates as MLNMVPVKKKFIVCFFLLFLGGLLAGCKGKEARPPSPDSTATINTEHESAAEPDPILSDDSLSSGNTYEEEKEDVPHEEEIGPENSPPEITALELTPSVLYPGVKVKVDVSAVDDEDDEIYYYYRWQKNKKFLPRETGEELDTVGFKRGDFVTAFVTPYDEEGKGDERMSPSLLILNRPPEITSSPLGKFSDGIFTYQVEVTDPEGDDLTFSLEKFPPAMIIDPSSGLIEWKVPENGQGTVAVKVVVSDGNASAFQVFNLDYGR